The proteins below come from a single Thermoanaerobaculia bacterium genomic window:
- a CDS encoding phosphatidylserine decarboxylase family protein — protein sequence MRIPIAGEGAPFIALPLLGALAAAFFSVWWAAALLALLTVFMIQFFRDPDRTGAAPAECVLSPADGTVLTVGDAPPGEAAAELSRKVVVFMSVFNCHVNRSPISGTISRYTYTPGKKLAAFSPKASLDNEQNMIDMAGDGRRVVFKQIAGALARRIVFRKKPGDHCARGERIGMIRFGSRVDVFVPAEAAVAVKPGDKVKAGLSVLARFPEGR from the coding sequence CCCTCTCCTGGGCGCGCTCGCCGCGGCCTTTTTTTCCGTCTGGTGGGCGGCGGCCCTTCTCGCCCTGCTCACGGTCTTCATGATCCAGTTCTTTCGCGACCCCGACCGCACCGGCGCGGCCCCGGCCGAGTGCGTGCTCTCCCCCGCCGACGGCACGGTCCTGACGGTCGGCGACGCGCCCCCCGGCGAAGCGGCCGCGGAGCTCTCGCGGAAGGTCGTCGTGTTCATGTCGGTGTTCAACTGCCACGTCAATCGCTCCCCGATCTCGGGCACGATATCGCGCTACACGTACACGCCGGGAAAGAAGCTCGCCGCCTTCTCGCCGAAGGCGTCGCTCGACAACGAGCAGAACATGATCGACATGGCCGGCGACGGGCGGCGCGTCGTCTTCAAGCAGATCGCGGGCGCGCTCGCGCGGCGGATCGTCTTTCGCAAGAAACCGGGCGACCACTGCGCGCGCGGGGAGCGGATCGGGATGATCCGCTTCGGGTCGCGGGTCGACGTCTTCGTCCCCGCGGAGGCGGCCGTCGCGGTCAAGCCCGGCGACAAGGTGAAAGCGGGCCTCTCGGTACTCGCCCGGTTCCCGGAGGGGCGGTGA